The Eurosta solidaginis isolate ZX-2024a chromosome 4, ASM4086904v1, whole genome shotgun sequence genome includes a window with the following:
- the LOC137247837 gene encoding uncharacterized protein yields MAKNNDDGFRTILKLSHRDLNDKNNAQAIYFSRPAIQAMYQKSKTEEVFDDLVRLKYLKLPKPTSYPLDLAQGFEQYIFLQEMSQAFLLKLVVKFLLETENRLIPRNTTEKVETSKTDKSLEPQVPKVGKSILPPKRKLVLTHWGVLSRAMVEPYRRPGWPKEVSTFYGIKYCGVLHIIDSKVFADREKHQTYHGKFEQICFSDDPDLEPITNVPVDRNDATFGIFRSTLKEFDLIYSAQINGVISEKKIDVNNLDEVNECNFVTTKLLCATSDSFLKHPKCLYFWAQLYLTNTSDICIGIRKRNDEFLRDPPKLLKVKDLPKDQKWKPVVCLRFLNTVLNMIEKTMSKVDCPYTVYEFKYDFHAKCFKSKIHHGKTDLSFLPENYIEHCKRQQQQQKQ; encoded by the exons atggCTAAAAATAACGACGATGGCTTCAGAACTATTTTAAAGTTATCACATCGTGACTTAAACGATAAAAACAACGCGCAGGCAATTTACTTTAGTCGTCCTGCCATACAGGCGATGTACCAAAAATCTAAAACTGAGGAAGTTTTCGATGATTTAGTACgtctaaaatatttaaaattaccaAAGCCAACATCCTATCCTCTGGATTTGGCTCAAGGATTTGAACAGTATATTTTTCTGCAAGAGATGAGCCAGGCTTTTCTGTTGAAACTAGTCGTAAAGTTTTTATTAGAAACCGAAAATAGACTCATTCCCCGAAATACCACTGAAAAAGTTGAGACGTCGAAAACTGACAAGTCTTTAGAGCCACAAGTACCGAAAGTTGGAAAATCGATATTGCCTCCAAAGCGTAAATTAGTGCTAACCCACTGGGGAGTATTATCACGTGCCATGGTAGAACCGTATAGACGGCCGGGCTGGCCAAAAGAGGTCAGTACTTTCTATGGTATAAAATATTGCGGGGTCCTGCATATTATCGACAGTAAGGTGTTCGCCGATCGAGAAAAACATCAAACATACCATGGAAAGTTCGAACAAATATGCTTTTCCG atgATCCCGATTTGGAGCCCATCACTAATGTTCCCGTCGATAGGAATGATGCAACGTTTGGTATATTTCGCTCCACATTAAAAGAATTCGATCTAATCTATTCCGCACAAATTAATGGAGTAATTTCTGAAAAAAAGATAGATGT TAATAATTTGGATGAAGTAAACGAATGTAACTTTGTAACAACGAAGTTACTTTGTGCAACCAGCGATTCGTTTCTGAAACACCCGAAATGCTTATATTTTTGGGCACAATTATATTTAACAAATACAAGCGACATCTGCATCGGTATTAGGAAAAGGAATGATGAATTTTTGCGTGATCCACCTAAACTCCTTAAAGTAAAGGATTTACCGAAG GATCAAAAATGGAAACCAGTCGTTTGCTTACGATTTTTGAACACTGTGTTAAACATGATCGAAAAAACTATGTCTAAAGTTGACTGCCCCTACACAGTTTACGAATTTAAATATGACTTCCACGCAAAGTGTTTCAAATCTAAAATTCACCATGGCAAAACTGATTTGTCATTCTTACCAGAGAATTATATTGAACACTgtaagcgacaacaacaacaacaaaagcagtaA